In Candidatus Atribacteria bacterium, the genomic window TTTCATCATGTAAGTACCGATGAAGTTTATGGTTCCATAGAAGAAGGTGGATATTTTTTTGAGGATTCTGCTTACCGCCCGAATAGTCCTTATTCCGCCTCTAAGGCTTCATCAGACCACCTGGTGAGAGCTTATCATAAAACTTATGAACTACCAGCTACCCTTTCTAATTGTTCCAATAATTATGGTCCCTACCAATTTCCGGAAAAATTCATTCCTTTAATGATACTAAACATATTAGAAGAAAAATCATTGCCGATTTATGGCGATGGAAAAAATATTCGGGATTGGTTATACGTAGAAGACCATTGTAGAGCAATCTGGAAAATATTGAATAAGGGGAAAACAGGAGAGACTTATAACATAGGAGGAGAAAATGAATGGGAAAATATAGGTCTGGTAAATTTACTCTGTGAGAAAATAGGACAGCTGCAGGGTAAGGATCAGGATTATTATAAGAAACTGATTACTTTTGTTAAAGACCGGCCAGGACATGACCGCAGATATGCTATCAATTGCGACAAGATAAAAAAGGAATTGAAATGGAAGCAGCAGTACAATTTTGAAGAAGGATTGGATTTAACTATAAAATGGTATATAGAAAATCAAGGTTGGGTAAAAAAGGTAAGAAGCGGGGAATATAAAACTTGGGTGGAGAAGAATTATAAAGCAAGCTAAGATAAGGAATTGGAATAGACCAAAAAATTGGGTTCTATTTATAGGGAAGTGAGGAGATTTGGGGAGATGGCAGAAAAGAGCAAGGATCTATCAAAACCAAGAAAAACCCTGCCTCAAAAGATGGTACATGGTGGATTTTGGATTTCTTTCATTAAAATAATCAGAAAAGTTTTAAGCCTAATAAGGTTACTGGTTATAGGTCGTATCCTCGCACCTTCCGATTTTGGGCTGATGGGAATAGCTTTACTGACCATGTCAGCCTTAGAGACTTTTTCAGCATTTGGTTTAGGACAAGCTTTGATTCAAAAAAAAGAAAACACCAATCAGTATCTTGATGCAGCCTGGACTGTTTTAATTCTAAGAGGATTTATAATTTTTATTATGGTGTATCTTACTGCCCCTTTTGTGGCATTTTTTTTTCATACCCCCGAGGTAAAACTAATAATTCAGGTATTAGGGTTGGTAACCTTTTTTGAAGCATTTACTAATATTGGGGTTATTTTTTTTCAGAAGGAGTTGGAGTTCGATAAGGTATTTATTTACCGCTTTGTGGGAATTTCCACCAACTTTATCGTAGCAGTAATAGCAGCCATTATCTTGAGAAGTGTGTGGGCACTCGTGCTTGGTTTGCTGGCGGAAAAGATAGTGAGTATTCCGATCAGCTATTTGATCCATCCCTATAGACCTCATATTAGTAAAGATATCGCCAAAGCAAGAGAACTTTTTAGTTTTGGCAAGTGGATTCTTGGCTCCAGCATATTAGTATTTATAGGTGAACATATCGATGATATTTTTGTAGGAAGAGTGCTTAGTGCAATGGCTCTTGGATTTTATCAAATGGCGTATAGGATCTCCAATATGTTAGAAACTGAATTTACCCAGGTGATATCCAGTGTAGCCTTTCCTGCTTATGCAAAAATTCAGGATAAACCGGCCAGATTACAGAAGGCTTATTTTCGAATAATGAGATTGACCGTATCTATTTCCTTGCCGATTACTGTAGGGATGGTATTATTGGCTCCCGAATTTACACGGATATTTTTAAGCGAGAAGTGGATGCCTATGGTTTCGGCTATGCAACTTCTTGCGGTAGCAGGATTGATTAAATCAATTGTATCTACCGGCAGTCCTTTATTTGTAGGAAGTGGATTCC contains:
- a CDS encoding lipopolysaccharide biosynthesis protein gives rise to the protein MAEKSKDLSKPRKTLPQKMVHGGFWISFIKIIRKVLSLIRLLVIGRILAPSDFGLMGIALLTMSALETFSAFGLGQALIQKKENTNQYLDAAWTVLILRGFIIFIMVYLTAPFVAFFFHTPEVKLIIQVLGLVTFFEAFTNIGVIFFQKELEFDKVFIYRFVGISTNFIVAVIAAIILRSVWALVLGLLAEKIVSIPISYLIHPYRPHISKDIAKARELFSFGKWILGSSILVFIGEHIDDIFVGRVLSAMALGFYQMAYRISNMLETEFTQVISSVAFPAYAKIQDKPARLQKAYFRIMRLTVSISLPITVGMVLLAPEFTRIFLSEKWMPMVSAMQLLAVAGLIKSIVSTGSPLFVGSGFPKYEFYMQLIRGLTILITIYPLILLMGISGAALGVILSITGMLVVWYPLSQKITRTYWRKYFNTFWPPLLCSSLMAGSISVAKFYWNPIQQSWSLAISIFVMIVVINIGVYIASMYLVQKYYPDYDIFSEVKFLYNSLVKR
- the rfbB gene encoding dTDP-glucose 4,6-dehydratase, with protein sequence MKRKFKNILVTGGAGFIGSNFIHYLFERTFFEGKVINVDKITYAGNLENLAEIDKKYGKGRYFFEKIDIGDFEEIKRIFKQYTIDTVVNFAAESHVDRSIFGPKDFIQSNIIGTFSLLEAARAHWGKENQEDFLFHHVSTDEVYGSIEEGGYFFEDSAYRPNSPYSASKASSDHLVRAYHKTYELPATLSNCSNNYGPYQFPEKFIPLMILNILEEKSLPIYGDGKNIRDWLYVEDHCRAIWKILNKGKTGETYNIGGENEWENIGLVNLLCEKIGQLQGKDQDYYKKLITFVKDRPGHDRRYAINCDKIKKELKWKQQYNFEEGLDLTIKWYIENQGWVKKVRSGEYKTWVEKNYKAS